A region from the Sutcliffiella horikoshii genome encodes:
- a CDS encoding helix-turn-helix transcriptional regulator has translation MKNLKMKMARVEKDLSQDELAKIVGVSRQTIGLIELGKYNPSLSLCLSICKALSKTLDQLFWEE, from the coding sequence ATGAAAAACTTAAAAATGAAAATGGCGAGAGTGGAAAAGGACTTGTCTCAGGACGAACTGGCTAAGATAGTAGGGGTTTCCCGGCAGACAATAGGCCTAATCGAGCTCGGAAAATACAATCCAAGCCTCAGCTTATGTCTTTCTATATGCAAAGCCTTATCTAAAACGTTAGATCAGTTATTTTGGGAAGAATAA
- a CDS encoding carbohydrate ABC transporter permease, which yields MQIETNTPIVKQKKTRNWKRWAIHLFPIPALLIFSIFIVYPLVAALSYSFYDWNGITRGAFVGLANFIDLFTLQPFSNMFWNAAKNNVLYFVVQMIVQNGIAFVLAFIIYKRIKGSEFLKVAYFLPRLLSVIVVGFLWKLILNPNFGALNVILGEFGMESLQKAWLGDPKTALMAIILVNCWFGIGFAMLIFLAGLQSIPKELVEAAKLDGANGANVITKIILPLMLPSIMIMTVLTFIQSFEAFELVYAMQGSQGEPYYSTDLLAVFFYRLAFGGSAAGDSTAVGLGSALAVVLFLFIATCTALLLKYMQKKQVEM from the coding sequence ATGCAAATCGAAACCAATACACCCATTGTGAAACAAAAGAAAACGAGAAACTGGAAAAGATGGGCCATCCATCTTTTCCCTATTCCCGCCCTGCTTATCTTCAGCATCTTCATCGTCTATCCACTAGTAGCGGCCTTATCATACAGCTTTTACGACTGGAACGGCATCACAAGAGGGGCATTTGTAGGGTTGGCAAACTTCATCGACCTCTTCACCCTGCAACCATTCAGTAATATGTTCTGGAATGCAGCCAAAAATAATGTATTGTATTTTGTCGTGCAAATGATTGTTCAAAACGGCATTGCTTTCGTATTGGCATTTATCATCTATAAAAGAATTAAAGGGTCGGAATTCTTAAAAGTTGCTTATTTCCTTCCGCGATTATTGTCTGTCATCGTAGTAGGTTTCCTTTGGAAGCTGATATTGAATCCAAACTTTGGAGCACTGAACGTCATCTTAGGGGAGTTTGGCATGGAGTCCCTACAGAAAGCATGGCTTGGTGACCCTAAAACGGCACTTATGGCCATCATTTTGGTTAACTGCTGGTTTGGTATCGGATTTGCGATGTTGATATTTTTGGCAGGGTTACAATCCATTCCTAAAGAGTTAGTGGAAGCTGCCAAATTGGACGGGGCGAACGGAGCAAATGTGATTACCAAAATCATTTTGCCGTTGATGCTACCTTCGATCATGATCATGACTGTTTTAACATTCATTCAATCCTTTGAGGCCTTTGAACTTGTCTATGCTATGCAGGGATCACAAGGAGAGCCTTATTACTCCACAGACTTATTGGCAGTATTCTTTTACCGTTTAGCATTTGGTGGTTCAGCAGCGGGTGACTCAACTGCAGTCGGACTAGGCTCAGCACTGGCTGTGGTACTGTTTTTGTTCATCGCAACATGTACAGCTTTATTACTTAAATACATGCAGAAAAAACAAGTGGAAATGTAG
- a CDS encoding ParM/StbA family protein: protein MSYSRIAAVDVGNDSIKAIFGKLDSELNIPNVIARDIEDRPVIGIEELDSKDPLDGIHVRVHSPALMDNNAIYRIGNLATKSNNATELDPGSSKSEEDQTLVMLFATLALDAVSAQNEKTFPRNKNVVDANYTLGTGLPLREVKEGKDAGYRSKLLGSVHQVEFLITPKYQGIKVNIKFDEIKVYPEGFAAYINLVLDNNGNIINKDLIDKRILIQDIGGLSTDIAVIKNRNVDDDKAQGFNLGVSEALEQIREEIRSKHGIELDSRRDVVEIITKKNDRNHIMVRGSRTSVHDITDRILLDLAKKQYRLLRNIWQKNSQTEICYFVGGGSTVLKEYLKTLNNNLDGYNIDFFEDEKESIWMMANAYYKLIADYVKKTGKDKESKDQQKPVKA, encoded by the coding sequence ATGAGTTATTCAAGAATTGCAGCAGTCGACGTAGGTAATGATTCTATTAAAGCTATTTTCGGAAAATTGGATTCAGAATTAAACATTCCAAATGTTATCGCTAGAGATATTGAAGATCGCCCAGTAATAGGGATTGAAGAGTTAGACAGCAAGGATCCACTAGATGGCATCCATGTACGCGTTCACTCCCCTGCCCTGATGGACAATAATGCTATCTACCGTATTGGAAATCTCGCAACAAAGAGCAACAATGCGACAGAATTAGATCCGGGTAGCAGTAAATCCGAAGAAGACCAAACTTTAGTAATGCTATTTGCTACTTTAGCTTTGGATGCAGTAAGTGCACAAAATGAGAAAACATTCCCTCGCAATAAGAATGTTGTAGATGCAAACTACACATTGGGAACAGGTCTTCCACTAAGAGAAGTGAAAGAAGGAAAGGATGCAGGTTACCGTTCTAAACTTCTAGGTTCGGTCCATCAGGTGGAATTCTTGATTACGCCTAAATACCAAGGCATCAAAGTAAATATCAAATTTGATGAGATCAAGGTTTATCCAGAGGGCTTCGCAGCTTACATTAACCTTGTATTAGATAACAACGGCAACATCATTAACAAAGACTTGATCGACAAACGCATCCTTATCCAAGATATCGGCGGTCTTTCGACAGATATCGCTGTCATCAAAAACAGAAATGTGGATGATGATAAAGCACAAGGCTTTAACCTTGGGGTATCCGAAGCGCTTGAGCAAATCCGTGAAGAAATTCGTTCTAAGCATGGCATTGAGCTTGACAGCAGAAGAGATGTGGTAGAAATCATTACGAAAAAGAATGACCGCAACCACATCATGGTACGTGGTAGCAGAACGAGCGTGCATGATATTACGGACCGCATTCTTTTAGACTTAGCGAAAAAACAATACCGTCTGTTGAGAAATATTTGGCAGAAGAATTCACAAACAGAGATTTGCTACTTTGTCGGCGGTGGATCTACTGTGTTGAAAGAATACTTAAAGACATTAAACAACAATTTGGACGGCTACAACATTGACTTCTTTGAAGATGAAAAGGAAAGCATCTGGATGATGGCAAATGCCTATTACAAATTGATTGCTGACTATGTAAAGAAAACAGGCAAGGATAAAGAGTCCAAAGATCAACAAAAACCTGTGAAAGCGTAA
- a CDS encoding carbohydrate ABC transporter permease has protein sequence MKQTLWTRPLYYIIAFAFATISLYPIVLMVLSSFKPSAEIFMNPLSFPKNFSLDTYRRLIEEVPFGTYFFNSVFVSVISVLLILVTTSLAAFYIARYTFWWNNFLFFFFLMGMMIPIKLGIVPLFILMKDLGLLNSLWSLIFMYTAGGIPLSILILTGFFRTMPVELEEAARMDGASDLRILWSVLIPLIRPALGTVMIINFISSWNDFFFPLIFITDEMKKTIPVGMLSLFGEYSADWGTLFAGLTLSSLPMIILFFVASKQFMDGLTAGAVK, from the coding sequence GTGAAACAGACATTATGGACGAGACCGCTATACTATATTATTGCCTTTGCATTCGCCACGATCAGCTTGTATCCCATTGTGTTAATGGTATTGTCATCCTTTAAGCCGAGTGCCGAAATATTTATGAACCCTCTTTCTTTTCCTAAGAACTTCAGCTTGGATACATATAGAAGATTGATAGAGGAAGTGCCATTTGGTACCTACTTTTTCAATAGTGTGTTTGTCAGTGTCATATCTGTGCTTCTCATATTGGTTACCACATCTTTGGCAGCTTTCTATATTGCTAGATATACGTTTTGGTGGAACAATTTTTTATTCTTCTTTTTCCTGATGGGGATGATGATTCCCATTAAGCTTGGGATTGTGCCATTATTTATTTTGATGAAAGACCTTGGTTTGTTGAATTCGCTTTGGTCCCTTATTTTTATGTACACAGCAGGAGGAATTCCACTATCCATTCTCATATTGACCGGTTTCTTCCGGACGATGCCGGTGGAGTTGGAGGAAGCGGCAAGAATGGATGGGGCGAGTGATCTTAGAATCCTTTGGAGCGTCTTGATTCCATTAATCAGGCCGGCATTGGGGACCGTGATGATCATCAACTTCATCTCGTCATGGAACGATTTCTTCTTTCCGTTAATTTTTATTACCGATGAAATGAAAAAAACGATTCCCGTCGGCATGCTTTCCCTGTTTGGGGAATATTCTGCGGACTGGGGGACACTTTTTGCCGGATTGACCTTATCCTCCCTTCCAATGATCATCTTATTCTTTGTCGCATCTAAGCAATTTATGGATGGCCTGACGGCTGGTGCTGTGAAATAA
- a CDS encoding DUF6773 family protein has translation MNIFGGTTKVEDERIVTAQNKIYREIYFLVMAICLISMGFKFYQYGFGVNSIYTELAILFLQGVYYTSRGASMGVLSDEVEMHDRKSKVPMKWKNLFWGGAFGVIIALFFGLNSAINYADTTAQAYSYFFMVFFVSLIIYIPFLVLLSGSTFLAAMNRSKKAAEKELDEDEIER, from the coding sequence ATGAATATTTTCGGCGGAACAACAAAGGTGGAAGATGAGCGGATTGTAACTGCTCAAAACAAGATTTACAGGGAAATCTATTTTCTCGTAATGGCAATTTGTCTTATTTCCATGGGATTTAAGTTTTACCAATACGGCTTTGGTGTCAACTCTATTTACACAGAACTAGCAATACTTTTTCTGCAAGGTGTCTATTACACGTCAAGGGGTGCAAGCATGGGCGTATTATCAGACGAGGTAGAAATGCATGATCGGAAAAGTAAGGTGCCGATGAAATGGAAGAATCTTTTTTGGGGTGGGGCATTCGGTGTCATCATAGCACTTTTCTTCGGCTTAAACAGCGCCATTAATTATGCGGACACGACTGCACAAGCATATTCCTACTTTTTCATGGTGTTCTTTGTTTCCTTGATAATATATATACCATTCCTAGTTTTACTATCAGGAAGCACGTTCCTTGCAGCTATGAATCGTAGCAAAAAGGCGGCAGAAAAAGAACTAGATGAAGACGAAATAGAGCGGTGA
- a CDS encoding lactoylglutathione lyase family protein: protein MRYPRTFSHIGLSVPNLEQAVKFYTEVMGWYVIMEPAEVVEDDSAIGVMCTDVFGKGWGKFRIAHLATGDKIGIELFEFPENEKPENNFEYWKTGIFHYCVQDPDVEGLVEKIVEHGGKQRMPIREYYPGEKPYRMVYCEDPFGNLVEIYSHSYELTYSEGAY from the coding sequence ATGAGATATCCAAGAACATTTTCGCATATAGGGTTATCTGTTCCTAACTTGGAACAGGCAGTAAAGTTTTATACAGAGGTGATGGGCTGGTATGTCATCATGGAACCAGCTGAAGTGGTGGAGGATGACTCCGCGATTGGTGTAATGTGCACAGATGTCTTCGGAAAAGGATGGGGAAAATTCCGCATCGCGCATCTTGCGACTGGAGACAAAATCGGGATTGAACTATTTGAATTTCCGGAAAATGAAAAGCCGGAAAATAACTTTGAATATTGGAAGACAGGCATCTTCCATTACTGCGTTCAAGACCCTGATGTAGAAGGGCTTGTAGAGAAAATTGTTGAGCATGGCGGCAAACAACGCATGCCAATTCGCGAATATTACCCTGGAGAAAAGCCATATCGCATGGTTTACTGTGAAGATCCATTCGGTAATTTAGTGGAGATTTACTCGCACTCCTATGAGCTGACTTACTCAGAAGGTGCTTACTAA
- a CDS encoding heme-dependent oxidative N-demethylase family protein translates to MKLTEEMKRFPYPFKGDTYRYSNNSTLLTPPSSIDITEGYLKEIQLKRSLLSEHHSRCFQSFPHTNKAQWEALELVMTDLATYFPKNFSFKREGHNHIFINHLLQEEFEFKMGDETTLPNEPLDFIGRHVQEDLILMMQRDGDLYLDAGQLCFPANWSLAFNHGMSFKNIHFPIPGFKEEGLDERILQFLLRLEVGNPWGRKNWSLMAGNRMDTSLETFDVWGKDRKKVTVDNAGELVHLRVEVQKLFRLPRSNAILFTIHTHLLPLEKLIEIPEWRRQFYQILVELPSHIAEYKGISLYKDKVLVYIEKKGDGVL, encoded by the coding sequence ATGAAGCTGACCGAAGAAATGAAGAGGTTTCCCTATCCGTTTAAAGGTGACACTTACCGTTACTCCAATAACTCGACCCTTCTGACTCCTCCCAGTAGCATCGACATTACAGAGGGCTATCTGAAGGAAATACAACTAAAAAGATCCTTATTATCAGAACACCACTCTCGTTGTTTTCAATCCTTTCCTCATACGAATAAAGCGCAGTGGGAAGCGTTGGAGCTTGTCATGACAGACTTGGCCACCTATTTTCCAAAAAACTTTTCCTTTAAGAGAGAAGGACATAATCACATCTTCATCAACCACCTTCTTCAAGAAGAGTTTGAATTTAAGATGGGAGATGAAACAACTCTGCCAAATGAGCCTTTGGACTTCATTGGTAGGCATGTGCAGGAGGATTTAATCTTGATGATGCAGCGAGATGGCGACCTTTACCTGGATGCCGGCCAGCTTTGTTTTCCAGCCAATTGGTCTTTAGCCTTTAACCATGGCATGAGCTTTAAAAATATCCATTTTCCAATCCCGGGGTTTAAAGAAGAAGGATTGGACGAGCGAATTCTACAATTTCTTTTAAGGTTGGAAGTGGGGAACCCCTGGGGAAGGAAGAATTGGTCCCTTATGGCTGGGAACAGAATGGACACTTCCTTAGAAACCTTTGACGTATGGGGAAAGGACAGAAAGAAGGTAACGGTGGACAATGCAGGGGAGTTGGTACATTTAAGAGTAGAGGTTCAAAAGCTTTTTCGTTTGCCTCGTTCCAATGCCATCCTGTTTACCATCCATACACACCTATTACCTTTAGAAAAGCTGATTGAAATTCCTGAGTGGCGTCGACAATTCTATCAAATTTTAGTGGAGCTGCCGTCTCATATTGCAGAATATAAAGGGATTTCGTTATATAAGGATAAGGTTTTGGTGTATATCGAAAAGAAAGGGGATGGCGTTCTGTGA
- a CDS encoding winged helix-turn-helix transcriptional regulator produces MEPTEFPVNRALTVIGGKWRPQVYCALENGPKRFSELEREIPEINRKVLTDQLRELEQLGMVKRTEFPGKVLHVEYELTEEALTLQPTMKSLCKWGTGNAQKNSKSSPNCKKSGCFFLFILNLFPIPMAMS; encoded by the coding sequence GTGGAACCAACAGAATTCCCCGTCAATCGAGCGCTAACTGTAATCGGTGGTAAATGGCGACCGCAAGTATATTGTGCCCTCGAAAATGGTCCTAAACGCTTTTCCGAGCTGGAAAGAGAAATTCCAGAAATTAATCGAAAAGTGCTGACCGATCAGCTTCGTGAGCTTGAGCAATTAGGCATGGTAAAAAGAACCGAATTTCCAGGGAAAGTGTTGCATGTGGAATATGAGCTGACAGAAGAAGCACTCACCCTGCAACCGACCATGAAGTCTTTGTGTAAGTGGGGTACTGGGAATGCTCAGAAGAACAGTAAAAGCAGCCCAAATTGTAAAAAATCGGGCTGCTTTTTCCTGTTTATTTTAAATCTCTTCCCTATCCCAATGGCGATGAGCTGA
- a CDS encoding PDR/VanB family oxidoreductase, with the protein MNSENRLKVRIEAITKETASIKRFTFVGTDNKSLPPFSAGSHIILYLKGRGGEFERRYSLIGSQDSTENYQIAVKLHEKSSGGSSYLHSKSKIGDILQISFPKNYFPLSFHARHHVFLAAGIGITPFLSMMRELKDRGASFELHYSTKTKEDCAFYSYLIKEYSQQTHFYFTKQGKRIETNILLNQHIGTHVYLCGPEGFTSSFSRAATSIGYPSASFHYEYFSPPNIYKPRPFILKLTNGSFLSVPDEKSTLDVLLEAGYHVPHSCKIGRCGTCELSIVEGEAEHHDSFLSTKQKDSQVSFLPCVSRSKTKILKVDHS; encoded by the coding sequence GTGAACTCAGAAAATAGATTAAAGGTAAGGATAGAGGCTATTACTAAAGAAACTGCAAGTATTAAACGGTTTACTTTCGTGGGTACAGACAATAAGTCCTTACCACCATTTAGTGCAGGTTCTCACATAATCTTATATTTAAAGGGAAGGGGAGGGGAGTTTGAACGAAGATATTCCTTAATTGGCAGTCAGGATAGCACGGAAAACTACCAAATTGCAGTCAAGCTCCATGAAAAATCATCTGGAGGATCCTCTTATTTACATAGTAAATCTAAAATAGGAGATATCTTACAAATTAGTTTCCCAAAAAACTATTTTCCTCTTAGTTTTCATGCCCGACACCATGTTTTCCTTGCTGCTGGCATCGGTATTACTCCCTTTTTATCTATGATGCGTGAATTAAAAGATCGGGGTGCTTCATTTGAACTTCACTATTCTACAAAAACAAAGGAAGACTGTGCTTTCTATTCCTATTTAATAAAGGAATACTCACAGCAAACACATTTCTACTTCACCAAACAAGGAAAGCGAATTGAAACTAACATACTACTAAATCAACATATTGGCACCCATGTATATTTATGTGGTCCAGAAGGGTTTACTTCCTCTTTTTCACGTGCTGCTACATCCATTGGCTATCCTTCTGCAAGTTTTCATTACGAGTATTTTTCACCACCTAACATATACAAGCCTCGTCCTTTCATTTTAAAGCTCACAAATGGCAGTTTCTTGTCTGTTCCTGACGAAAAGTCCACTTTAGATGTTTTATTGGAAGCTGGATACCATGTTCCGCATTCTTGTAAAATAGGCCGTTGTGGAACTTGTGAACTTTCCATCGTGGAAGGGGAGGCTGAACACCATGATTCCTTCTTATCAACTAAGCAAAAAGACTCCCAAGTTAGTTTTTTACCATGTGTATCCCGGAGTAAAACGAAAATTTTAAAGGTTGATCACAGTTAA
- a CDS encoding catalase yields MSKKVNEQSKHDQLDQYRVEDEGKTMTTNQGVKVSEDEFSLKAGERGPTLMEDFHFREKMTHFDHERIPERIVHARGFAAHGEFELYESMEKYTKAKFLQDTSVKTPVFVRFSTVAGSRGSGETVRDARGFATKFYTEEGNYDLVGNNIPVFFIQDAIKFPDLVHALKPEPHNEMPQAASAHDTFWDFIANNQESAHMVMWAMSDRAIPRSLRMMEGFGVHTFRFVNAEGKAHFVKFHWKPVLGTHSLVWDEAQKINGKDPDFHRRDLWESIENGDYPEYEFGVQLLAEEDEFKFDFDILDPTKLWPEEDVPVKIIGKLTLNRNVDNVFAETEQAAFHPGHVVPGIDFSNDPLLQGRLFSYTDTQLIRLGGPNFHELPINRPVCPFHNNQRDGYGRQTINKGPVSYHKNSLASNTPRPASEAEGGYVHYQEKVEGRKVRTRSDSFRDHFSQATLFWNSMTKPEKDHIKQAFSFELGKVKSEDVRQQVVDMFANVNMELAEAVAEAIGATKPNGSGSSVTKSSPALSQENTVKKPATRKVGVIISNDFQGKEVASVLESLKGQGVQPELISAKLGTVKGSGGVELEVDHTFLTCDSVLFDALYVVGGKDVDKKFNRETTYFVEEAYDHFKPIGATHDGKLWLEKLEVSGAPGVVLGDDTEQFVTGFVDAVSAHRHWDREEI; encoded by the coding sequence TTGAGTAAAAAAGTGAACGAGCAAAGCAAACATGACCAATTAGATCAGTACCGTGTAGAGGATGAAGGGAAGACCATGACGACCAACCAGGGAGTCAAGGTCTCAGAGGATGAGTTCTCCTTAAAAGCAGGCGAACGGGGACCTACCTTAATGGAGGACTTTCATTTCAGAGAAAAGATGACACACTTTGACCATGAGCGCATCCCGGAGAGGATTGTCCATGCAAGGGGATTTGCGGCCCATGGCGAGTTTGAACTATATGAATCAATGGAGAAATATACAAAAGCGAAATTCTTGCAAGACACTTCGGTAAAAACGCCAGTATTTGTACGTTTTTCAACGGTTGCAGGATCTAGGGGTTCAGGGGAAACGGTTCGTGATGCACGCGGTTTTGCAACGAAGTTTTATACAGAAGAGGGGAACTACGATCTTGTTGGAAACAATATTCCGGTGTTTTTCATACAAGATGCCATCAAATTCCCAGATCTTGTACATGCACTAAAACCGGAACCGCATAATGAAATGCCGCAAGCTGCTTCTGCCCACGATACTTTTTGGGATTTTATCGCCAACAACCAGGAGTCTGCACATATGGTCATGTGGGCGATGTCTGACCGCGCCATTCCGAGAAGTCTTCGGATGATGGAGGGCTTTGGCGTTCATACCTTCCGTTTTGTAAATGCGGAAGGAAAAGCTCATTTTGTTAAATTCCACTGGAAGCCGGTGCTTGGTACGCATTCTCTTGTTTGGGACGAAGCACAAAAAATTAACGGAAAAGATCCTGACTTTCATCGTCGCGACCTTTGGGAGTCAATTGAAAATGGGGACTACCCGGAATACGAATTTGGTGTTCAGCTTCTTGCAGAAGAGGATGAATTTAAGTTTGACTTTGATATTCTGGATCCGACGAAGCTTTGGCCGGAAGAAGATGTGCCTGTAAAAATTATTGGGAAATTAACACTGAATCGAAATGTCGACAATGTGTTTGCCGAAACGGAACAGGCGGCATTCCACCCGGGGCATGTGGTACCCGGCATCGATTTTTCCAACGACCCATTGTTACAGGGACGTCTGTTTTCCTATACAGATACCCAGCTTATTCGACTAGGAGGCCCTAATTTCCATGAGCTTCCTATCAACAGGCCGGTATGTCCGTTCCATAACAATCAGCGTGATGGCTACGGTCGTCAAACGATTAATAAGGGCCCGGTAAGCTATCATAAGAACTCACTGGCTTCCAATACCCCGAGACCGGCAAGTGAAGCGGAAGGCGGGTATGTCCATTATCAAGAAAAGGTCGAAGGTAGAAAAGTGAGAACGCGAAGTGACAGCTTTAGGGATCATTTTTCCCAAGCAACTTTATTTTGGAACAGCATGACAAAGCCTGAAAAAGACCATATCAAACAGGCGTTCAGCTTTGAACTTGGAAAAGTAAAGAGTGAAGATGTGAGGCAACAGGTTGTTGACATGTTTGCCAATGTGAACATGGAGCTTGCTGAAGCAGTGGCAGAAGCGATTGGTGCTACTAAGCCTAATGGTTCAGGGTCTTCTGTTACAAAATCGTCGCCTGCACTCAGTCAGGAAAATACGGTGAAAAAACCTGCCACACGTAAAGTGGGGGTTATCATTTCAAATGACTTCCAAGGTAAGGAAGTAGCATCCGTTCTTGAATCTTTGAAAGGACAGGGCGTGCAGCCGGAACTTATCAGTGCCAAACTAGGTACAGTGAAGGGTAGTGGTGGCGTCGAGCTAGAGGTGGACCATACGTTCCTGACATGTGATTCGGTATTGTTTGATGCGCTTTACGTGGTTGGCGGCAAAGATGTCGACAAGAAATTTAACCGTGAAACCACTTATTTTGTGGAAGAAGCCTACGATCATTTTAAACCGATCGGCGCTACCCATGACGGCAAACTGTGGCTGGAGAAACTAGAGGTATCTGGAGCTCCGGGAGTGGTACTCGGTGATGATACAGAACAGTTTGTGACTGGTTTTGTCGATGCAGTTTCAGCTCATCGCCATTGGGATAGGGAAGAGATTTAA
- a CDS encoding zinc-binding dehydrogenase, with amino-acid sequence MKAWLLKEAGSLDHMEWGEIADPKEGNGELLVRVKAVALNPVDYKVAMNGNPAWNYPHIVGVDLAGEVVSVGEGVSGFKAGDRVAIHTSLAKKGAFAELAVVDARAAGRIPDEVTYEDAAAILCAGMTAYEAVVQKLNATHKKNILIHAGAGGVGGFAIQLAKMQGLKVFTTASKSNHELVKNLGADVAIDYKEENVTERIMEETNGRGADLILNTVGRDVATEDLERLAFSGHLAYIAGAPDLSGVKPFSLSPSIHEVALGAAHASGDDRAVSNLAFMAEELMGMVKDGRLESLVTKVLSREELVEGLEELQGRHVRGKIIVKM; translated from the coding sequence ATGAAAGCATGGTTATTAAAAGAAGCAGGCAGTCTTGACCATATGGAATGGGGAGAAATTGCGGACCCGAAAGAAGGAAATGGGGAACTGTTAGTCAGAGTAAAAGCAGTGGCGTTGAATCCTGTTGACTACAAAGTAGCTATGAACGGCAACCCTGCATGGAACTATCCGCATATCGTGGGAGTGGACCTTGCTGGTGAGGTGGTTTCAGTTGGAGAAGGAGTTAGCGGCTTTAAAGCTGGCGACCGGGTTGCAATCCATACAAGCCTTGCTAAAAAAGGTGCGTTTGCAGAGCTTGCAGTCGTGGATGCACGAGCAGCTGGACGTATTCCAGATGAAGTCACTTATGAAGATGCGGCAGCCATTTTATGTGCGGGGATGACTGCTTATGAAGCTGTTGTTCAAAAATTAAATGCGACACACAAAAAGAACATTCTCATACATGCAGGTGCCGGCGGAGTTGGTGGTTTTGCAATTCAATTGGCGAAAATGCAGGGCCTGAAAGTGTTCACGACCGCTTCCAAATCCAATCATGAGTTGGTAAAGAATCTCGGAGCGGACGTCGCCATTGATTATAAAGAGGAAAATGTGACAGAACGCATTATGGAAGAAACAAACGGTCGGGGAGCAGATTTGATCCTCAATACAGTTGGCCGAGATGTGGCAACAGAAGATTTAGAACGTCTCGCATTCTCAGGCCATCTGGCGTACATTGCAGGCGCTCCAGACCTTTCCGGCGTCAAACCATTCTCCTTGTCTCCGTCGATCCATGAGGTGGCTCTGGGGGCTGCACACGCTAGTGGGGATGATCGAGCAGTCAGCAACCTGGCTTTCATGGCGGAAGAGCTCATGGGCATGGTGAAAGATGGTCGGTTGGAATCCCTTGTAACGAAGGTTCTTTCGCGAGAAGAGTTAGTGGAAGGGCTGGAGGAGCTGCAAGGAAGGCATGTAAGAGGGAAGATTATTGTGAAGATGTAG
- a CDS encoding dimethylamine monooxygenase subunit DmmA family protein, with translation MNGITNEPVFQPGKRHYVLCGDEEGLDSLNPIKLILSNEKMSFEEIHLFLESPSEVDKKLERQKMGTYLYVAAEGKMLRKVVSTAKKLGYSSEEAQYIRVGEEEKRIFCCRCYVISRVNNTLNIGEHINCTACSLKLELSDHYSPIKDAYLGYVAQI, from the coding sequence GTGAACGGTATAACGAACGAGCCGGTCTTTCAACCAGGAAAAAGGCACTACGTTCTTTGTGGAGATGAGGAAGGGTTAGATAGCTTGAATCCGATTAAGTTGATTTTATCGAACGAGAAGATGTCTTTTGAAGAAATACACCTATTTTTGGAGAGTCCTTCTGAGGTGGACAAAAAACTTGAGAGGCAGAAAATGGGGACTTACCTTTATGTTGCAGCAGAAGGGAAAATGCTTAGAAAAGTCGTAAGCACGGCTAAAAAGCTAGGATATTCTTCTGAAGAAGCTCAATACATTAGAGTAGGTGAGGAAGAAAAGCGGATTTTTTGTTGTAGATGCTACGTCATTTCAAGAGTTAATAACACATTGAATATAGGTGAGCATATAAATTGTACTGCTTGCAGCTTGAAGCTCGAGTTGTCCGATCATTATTCGCCGATCAAAGATGCTTATCTAGGGTATGTTGCACAAATTTAG